The Blastocatellia bacterium genome includes the window GACCGAGCCAGAATAATGGCGGCGCTGCCCATGCCACCATTGATCGTGACTCCGCGTTCGGGCAGCGGACCAGCTCTGGCGCTCTCCAAACGATCCACCAAATAGAGATCAATGCAGCGCTCATCGCGCGCCAGCGACGTGAGAGCCGTCATCTCATCTGTGATCACGCCGGGCTGGTTAGTAATCCGGCGCAGATCGCCGTCGGTCAGCGTGCGCCCATTGCTGACAACCAGAGTGCCAGCCGGAATGTAGGTCACTTGCGTGCCCGCCGTGGCCGGGTCTGCATCACGAAGTCTGATCTCAATGGCTCCTTGAGACCAGGTGGCATTGACTTCAGCCAGCAGCCCTTGAATCTGCTCAGGTGTCACCACAGCGCCTTTGCCTGAAGCGTCATCCGCGATGACTTTTGCATCAATGCAGTAGGTTGGACAAAACACGGTTGGGGTTAGTTTATTGCCGGCTGTGAGTCGTCCTGACCAATCTAGCTCGATACGAGCGCCGCCAAGCAGTGGCGCATCGGCTGGCAACGTCCCTTCCAGCGTGCCGGAAGCCATCGCACCGGTCGTGGCGCGCCGACCCTCCAGCAGGGCTGGAAAAATCACCGGTCGTGGCGATTGACGCACATCGGGGTCCTCATTGACCGGCCTGTCAGACCAGATGAGTCCGTCATACAACAAAGCGATACTGACAGGTATCTGGAAATCGCCGCTGGTCGCATCGAACGTCCCGCGCGCGACCGTTGTGTGTTCTTTGGAGAGAAGCAACTGACCGGTCGGCTTGTTGCCCACTGAGAGGGATTCGCCGACGAATGAACAGGCGTTAAGTTCGACGGCCAGCGTGGCTGGGTCATTGGTCGGTGAGAAGACCAGGTCCACGAAACCAGCCTGTAGCTCGCCGCTGGTGCGGTCACGACCCAGGCGAACGGTCAGGCGATTTCGGTTGGCGCGACCGAGCGTGACGTTTTCCTGCACAGGTGGAACGTTCGGCCGAAAAATGGTGAAGTTCCGGTCACTAATATCATACAGAAACTCATTGGGATTGAGCGCCAGCACTTGAATGCGCGCCCGCGTCGTTTCCAGGTGACTAGGAATTTGCCACTGATAGGAACGCGCTGCCGCCTCAACTGTGCGTTCGTTGATTCGCTCAAACGTTTCGCCGCCATCTGTGGACAAGTAAATGTGGTGGCCGAAGACCTGTGTGCCCGCCGCGATTGTCCATGTGATCGTGTAAGTTGATCCTGCCGCAATTCGTTCACCGCCATTGGGCGCTACCACGGTGACAGGATTGGGTTGATTGACCGATGCAGCCACCTGTGTGAGCATCCCTTCTTGTTCGACCCAGACCAGTGCCATCATTCCAAGCAGCACCATCGCCACACCGTTCGTCATCCGATCCAATTGATCACAGATTCTGCCTCTCATCCTCTGACCTCACACCTGAGACATGCTCATT containing:
- a CDS encoding GPI anchored serine-threonine rich family protein, which codes for MRGRICDQLDRMTNGVAMVLLGMMALVWVEQEGMLTQVAASVNQPNPVTVVAPNGGERIAAGSTYTITWTIAAGTQVFGHHIYLSTDGGETFERINERTVEAAARSYQWQIPSHLETTRARIQVLALNPNEFLYDISDRNFTIFRPNVPPVQENVTLGRANRNRLTVRLGRDRTSGELQAGFVDLVFSPTNDPATLAVELNACSFVGESLSVGNKPTGQLLLSKEHTTVARGTFDATSGDFQIPVSIALLYDGLIWSDRPVNEDPDVRQSPRPVIFPALLEGRRATTGAMASGTLEGTLPADAPLLGGARIELDWSGRLTAGNKLTPTVFCPTYCIDAKVIADDASGKGAVVTPEQIQGLLAEVNATWSQGAIEIRLRDADPATAGTQVTYIPAGTLVVSNGRTLTDGDLRRITNQPGVITDEMTALTSLARDERCIDLYLVDRLESARAGPLPERGVTINGGMGSAAIILARSGSPEAELGTALAHHIGHALGLTQEAVPSGNAMFEDGLGGFALNASQCLTAGMVNPLAQRLSCRDRFFDPLATDVVIIGLDGPNAVVRGVNVTTTIVGRGLAGAQAVEFSTLGLTAEILNRSDTRLTIRLNAATHAATGPSRFLVRTPNGVASSGIIVINVR